The window ATGACCTGTCCATCTGTTGCCCCGGATTTTGCCATGCGGATATTTTCGATAATGGTTTCATCAAAGAGATAAACATCCTGGAAAACAACGGCAAAATAGCTCTCAACCTCTTTTTGACTTATCTGCCGGATATCGGTTCCACCGATCATGATCGAACCTGCCTGGGGGTCTGCATAGCGCATCATCAGCCGGGTAATTGTGGTTTTACCTGATCCTGACGGCCCCACAACAGCAGTCATGGCCTGTCCGGGGATGGTGATGGTACATTTTTTAAGGGCCTTTTCCTTTTGACCATGGTAGGTGAATTCAACATTATTAAAAACAATGTCAAAACGTTGGGCTTTTTTTGGGGGACTTACCGTTTTCAGCGGTGGTGTTTCCATAACGGCTTTGACCCGCGCAAAGCCTGCGTTCATGATATCCAGCGCCGAACTAATAGCCAGAAACAATGACAGCGGCTCCATCAGCCGTGAAACAATGATAAGCAGTGCGGCGATGGCAGGGATACTCATTGTTCCGTTGCCCACCCAGAAACTTCCTGATATTGCGATGACAACCAGTGCAAATAAAATCAGCATGTCGGCCATGACCATACTGACAATGGAATCTAATATTGACGCGCGTTGAAGGTCCCTGACATGGATAATGCCGTTGTAAAGGCGTCCGGCGTTTTTCCCGGTCTGGTTGGTGGTGCGCAGAACGGCAAGCCCCTGGATGTATTCTATGATGTCCGACTCCAGTGCGCTGTTGGCTTGTGCATTTTGTGTTTTTTCATGAATGCTGCTCTTTCGTTTCCTGCGATACAGGGGAATGACAAGGGGCATGATAACAACCAGAAGCACCGCCATGCGCCAGTCAATGAAGAGCATGCCGATAACAACGACCATTGGCGTGAGAACAATTTCGATAAACATGCCTGAAACCATCCCAAGCATCATCACGCTTTCATCAACATTGCTTGACAAACCAGCGTTAAGTTCCCCGGTTTTATAATTTCCCAGTACCTCAAGGGGCATGGTGCGAAGTTTTTTCCCAAGTTTTGCGCGCATATTGTGGGTGATATCGGCTACGGCGTCCCCATAATCAAAATCATGGGCAAACCAGCGCGCAAACCCGTTGATCAGAACAAATACAGCCATTGCCCCCAACCAGATCCAGGCACGCCCGGCATCAACCGGGGTACGGAAAAGCGATGCCATGACACCGTAAATGCTCAGGTAGGTCAAGCCCTGCATCGTATACGCCAAGGCGTAAAAAAGCAGACTGCGATTGAAATTTTTTGCATGGTTGCCGGCAATTATTTTGCCGGTTTTGTAGGTTTCCTTAAACGTTGCATAATTGTTTACGCTACTCATTTACGGCTCCTTTTGCGTGAAGGTTCCAAAGTTGTGCGGCTTCATAATTTGCCCACAGCCTTGCATACAGACCGTTATTTGATAAAAGCGCGCCATGGGTCCCCTGTTCGACAATACGGCCCTTATCAAATACCAGTATCTGGTCCACATGGGTTATGGTTGACAGGCGATGCGCAATGGTAATAACGGTTTTATTTTTTGTCAGGCAGGCTATTGCCTTGATAATCTCTTCTTCGCTTTCAGGATCAGCAAATGCGGTTGCTTCATCCAGAACAACAACCGGTGCATCCCGCAGGATGGCCCGTGCGATGGTGATTCGCTGCCGCTGGCCCCCGGACAGGCGCGTGCCTCTGTCCCCGGCCAGGGTGTCATATCCGTTGGGAAGGCTTGCGATAAAGTCGTGGATCTGTGCTGCTTGCGAAGCCGCAATCACCATTTCATCCGTGGCGTCGGGTTTTGCCATTCTGATATTGTTGCCCAGGGTGTCATGAAAAAGATAGGTGTCCTGGAATACAAAGGTGACGGTGTTCATCAGATCTTCATTGTCCATTTGACGAATGTCGATGCCGCCGATGGTAATCCTGCCGCCCGTTACATCCCAAAACCGCGGCAAAAGCTTTGCCACCGTGCTTTTTCCTGCACCGCTTGGCCCCACCAGTGCCGTTGTTGTTCCGGGTTCAACAACAAAATTTACATCAGTTAATGCATTTTCTTTACGCGTTTCATACCTGAAATCAACGTTGTCAAAACAGATGGTCATGTTTTCAGGCGTAAAGGGTTTTTCAGCAACCGGCATGGCCGGTATCGATAATAAGGCCTCTATACGATTGGCGGCTGCTTTGGATTTGCGTAAAAAATTGTTCAGCCACATCAGCTGCATAAACGCATCGACCATCCCTGTGGACAGAAAAAGAACGGCAATCAGCGAGGGAAGGGACAAGGTCCCCGCGTTGACAAAATAAATGCCCCCGGCTAAAACAGCCAGTATCGTGGGCAGGGGTGCCAGCAGCACCAGGGCGGTTCGTGCCGGGGTTCCGCTGATTTTAATCCATTCGATGTATACCTGCCGGTACCGGTCCAGGGCTTTAAGGTACCGCTTGAAAGAACTTGTCCCGTCATCAAAAGTGCGCACCACGGGCATGGCCTGGATGAATTCGATCACAGCGGCATTGATCCGGCCCTGACTGTTCTCATACTTTTCCTGCATGGTTTTCATATCGCGCATGGCAATACACATGACAAACATCCCCATGAGCATCACGCCCAGTGCAATACAGGCCAGGCGCCAGTCAATAACAAACAAAAGCACCAGGGTTACCAGCGGGGCCGTATATCCCCGGCCAAAGGTCGGGGTGCTGTCCGCAACAAAGACGTGCAGGTTCTTGACATCTTCGAGCATCACCTTTTTGAGTGCACCTGTTCCTGTGGTGATAATAAAGCCTAAGGGCAATTGGGCCAGGTGCTTTGAAAGGCGGGTCCGAAGGTCTTCTTCCAGATAAAAAGCCCCCAGATGAGAAACCCCGAAACCGGCCATGGTCAGACAGAACGCCAGAACGCCAAAAACACCCACACCGGCCAGCGCTGTGGTGATCGTCCATGATATGCCGTAAAAAAGCAGACCCTGTGTGCCTTTGATCAGTACTGCCACTGTCAGTGAAAGCATCAAAAGGGTCACAATGGTGGCCATTGATCCAAGCGCGGCAAGTCCCATCGCGCTGTAGATATATTTGTTGACCGGCCTTATGATTCTCCATAAGACCGCGTATCCTTCAGATGTTGTGTCAGACATTATTTACTCCTTTATATGCATGCATTACTCTCAAGATCAGCCGGTGATTCTGATTTGGACAATTTACGAAATTCCCGCAGGATCATGACCAGCCCTATCAACGCGGTCAGAAAATCGGTAACAGGCATGGAAAGCCACACTCCTTTTACCTGCATCAGATAATAGAAGAGCATGATCAAGGGAACAAATAAAACCACCTGCCGTGCAATGGCCAGTTTTCCGGCCGGTTTGGGCCGCTCAACAGCGATGAAAAAAAGCATGGTCGTGGGAATGGCACCCATGACAAACAAGGACAGGTTCAAAATCCTGAAATAGGGAACGCCCATACGGGCAAGGGCGGGGTCGGAAATAAACCAGCTGAGGATCAGGTGGGGACAGGCCATAAACAGTATCCAGAATCCCAGGGTAATGGTAACGCTCACCGCTGTAAAATATTTCCACGCGTATAAAACCCTGCCATAATTGCCGGCCCCGAAATTCATGCCCACCACAGGCTGCATGCCATAGGCAATTCCGAAAATGATAAAAAAAACCAGCGTATAACACCGCAGTCCCGAAGTCATCAGGGCAAGGTGATCCGCGCCTCCGGCATGGGCCAGGAGCTTGTACAACACCCCCATCTGGATGACGGTCATGATCTGCATGAGCATGGCAGGGGTCCCGGCTCTCATCACCCGGGCCGTCAACCTGGTAGATATCCTGATTTTTGCCGGAACCAGGACAAGGGTGGTGTCACCTCGCCAATGGAACAAAGCCTGCCACACAAAATAGACGACCTGGGCAACCACTGTTGCCCAGGCAGCGCCTTTGATTCCCCAGCCTGCCCATGCAATGAGAACGGAATCCAGGATAATGTTCAAAAGAAATGAACCCGATGCGATTGTCATGGCTGTTTTCATTTTTCCTTCTCCCCGCAGCAGCATGTTCATGGCCGCACCGGTAGCCATAAAAGGCATGCCCAATACCAATATCCGAAGATAGGCAACTGCCATGGAACGTAATGTCCCGTCACCGCCTAAAAATTCGACAATACCCGGGGCAAACAGGTACAGGCACAGGGCAAAGGCGGTGGAAGCCATAAAGGTTATGGGAATAAGATTACCCAGTAAACGTCCTGCGGTCTCGTGGTCTTTTCGCCCCATTGCAACGGAGAGCACCGCACCGGACCCACTTCCCATGATCACCAGGATTGCCTGGTTCATGATTACCAGTACATAAAGCAGTCCCACCGCTCCCACAGCTGCCGGCCCCACAAACTGACCGAGAAAAATGGCATCCACAAAGTTATACAACCCCATGACCACGGTCCCGATGATACCGGGGATGGCCATGCGCAAAAACAACTTGCCCATGGGCTGGGTCAGGGCCGCTTCTGTGTTCTGGTTCACTGAATATCTCCTTGTTCTTTAATAAAATTATACGAAGCATACTTATAATTGAATGCACAATTTTTTCACACCGCCTAAAAACATTTTTACACCTCTTCACTGCAAAAAATCGCCTTGACTAAACAACGCGGAGAAGACTAAGTTATATTTTTTTGCATAATAAATTATAAAGGTTCTTTTGCATGGAAAAACGTGTTCCTGTCATTGTTTCAGCTCAAAATTATTTTGGGCCCTGCCATAACATGAATGATTTTTTGAGAAAAAAAGACGGGTATGAAATCTTTTATAACCGGTCCGGGAACCCGGACAATCCAGTTAAAGGCTTCGTATATCTGCTCAAGTGCCGGCCGGGTTTGATTTTAACCATTGCAAGGCATTATCCATCCACAGCGTTCAGCATTTCTTATGAGGAGGAAACAGATTGTGTTTCCTTTTTTTTTATTCTTGGTGATAATTCCCATATCCAATGCAACAGCAGGGAGCAGAAAATCACTTTTTGCTCAAATCAGGGGTATTTGACCTATGCACGAAACTTCAAGAACGGACTGATCCATTGCCCGGCAACACCTTTTTGCACCATTGGAATTTCAATGGAGCCATGGTTTATAAAACGTTTTTCCAAAGAGACGGCAGGAAACCTAACCCGGGAGATTGAAGACGTACTGACGCTCCCGGATAAGGAAGATTTTTTTTGCTGCCCCGTATCCATGGTTCCGTCCATTCATGTTCGGCTTCATGAACTTTTGGGATGTCCTTATAGTGATGCCCGCAGGCCCCTGTTTTTAGCAGGAAAAGCGCTGGACCTGATGGTTTCCGGTTTTGATCAGTTCAATTCGGATAAGGGACAGGCCGTTTCATGCTTTGACCCGGCAGCCGACGCCGGGGATTTCGTTCACAAAGCCCGGGACATCATAATTTCCGATATTAAAAATCCGCCGTCCCTAGCAGAGCTTTCCAGGATGCTGGGGGTGAACAGGACCACGTTAACCAAATGTTTTTCCAAGGTTTATGGTGTCACGGTCTTTAATTTCCTTCGCAGGTACAGGCTGGAGCAATCCAGGCGCCTGCTGCAAGCCGGAAACCAAAGTGTGACACAAATTGCCTTTGACGTGGGGTACTCCCACCAGAAAACCTTTTCCAGGGAATTTAAAAAGTATTTTGGTAATGCGCCAAGCCACTATCTGGGAACATAAATTACAGGACCATCCCGGGGAAAAACAAAAAATTTCGGGTTCACATCTTGATTAATGATCATATTTCTACTTTCTGTTATTTCTGAATTGATCCGGTATTACCCGTCTTAAAACCGGTAGGTTAGTGCCATGGCTACTTCCCGGGACCGTTGGTCTGGCGAAAATCGGCGGTTCGAAATCGTTGTAACACAAAACCACCACAAGGCTAAGCATTCCGACTGCAACAGCGGCGGTCAACATCCCGGCATAACCAGTAGATTCGGCAAGCGTCAATGCGCCAGCACCGGCAACAAATCCTGCACCCCTGTTAAGCGAAAATTGCAGGGCATAGTCCGTACTGGCTGATGCAGGGTCACTTTTGTCCATCATAACGGTCGCACCGATGGAGCCGGCTGCACCCGTAGCCAGCATTACAAGCACGATGGAGCCGTAAATGGCAGCCATGTTGTCCACACCACGGGTCGGCAAGTACAAGCCGATAATTGACAAGGTCATAAACAGCGCTGTCCACAACATGGTCGATTTGCGGCCCAGACGCTGTACAGCAAGCCCGGTCAGGATAGCTCCTGTAATTGAAGCAAGCATCCCGACAATGTTAAAGGCAAAGCCAATGTGGGCCAATGACCAGCCCAAATCAACAAGCATGGGATTGATAAGGCAGACAGCCATTGATAAGGGCAACCCATAAAACAGCAATACCAGCACCCAACGCCAGCTGCCGGGCCGTATGAAAAAACGGTATAAATCCTTTATTCCGGCCTTTTCCTCTCGCAAATCTGCAGGAGCAGGCTGTTCTTTGTGCCGCAGAATATTGACCAGCGGAATCGCCGTACCTGCTGCAAGAATGAGAAGACAGGCAGACCATCCGATCCATTCATAAGCGATTAACACCAGGCCGCCGCCAACGATATGACCGATAAATCCGCCTGATACCTGAATGCTGTTACCCAGCCCTCGCTCTTCGGGTTCCAATATTGTTATGGCAAGTGCGTCGGCGGCAATATCTTGTGTTGCTGAAAAAAGAGAGACCAAGACAAGAAATGCAGCCAAAACCGGCATCTGTTTGTTCATGTCAAGCGTTGAGGCGATGACAAGGGAAATGATGATAAGGCCCTGCATCACGAAGAGCCAACTGCGATAGTGCCCGAATCGTTTTGAGCCGAAACGGTCAACCAGAGGTGCCCACAAAATTTTGCCCACCCAGATCAGCCCCAGACTGTAAATCCAGGCAATACTTTCCAGTCCGGCTCCGGATTTGCGCATAATGGCAGGCACAGCCGAAAGAATAAATCCGAATCCCAACATCTGGGTAATATATAACCCTGCCAAAAACAGCATCTTGTGGCTTTGTTTATATCTTTGTCCAAGATTCAAGGCCATTGTCTTCGATATCTCCTGTTTCGCTATTGTGGAACCCGGCCAATGTCCAGCAGCAATGGGCCCATGGACGTTTCAACCTTGCGGGATTCAACGGGTTCCATACCGGCCCGGGCCATTGCATCGGCGATACTGGCAGCTTCCAGGTAAAAGTCTTCTCCGGCAAGGGCCATGGGCAGAAAGCGGCGCACTGAAACGCCGGGACCCGTACCGTCAGGGGTAAGGACGTCATGGAGGCTGATGAAAATGCCGCCCGGTGAAAGGGCGTTGTATATCTTGGCCATGACCGGCTCCAGGAGATCCTTGGAAAAATTTAAGGTGCCCCCGGCCAGGATCAGGTCATAGCCGCTGCCCAGGCCGCCTTGTGTAAAGTCTGCGCCCAGCGTGGTGATTCGATCCTCCATCCCGTAGTCCCGGATATAGTCACAGGTCTTTTTCGTCACGGCAGGAAAATCAAAAACAGTGCCTTTCAGGCAGGGATGGGCACTGACAATCGCCACGCAGTTCAGGCCGGGCCCGCCCCCAAGATCCAGCATCCGCTTCATCCCGGGGAATTCGGGTAGATCTGACACAATTGATGCGACCAGATGGGCATAGGTCAACTGGAGTCTTGCCTGGGCATGGATGCCTTGTGCTGCCATGGCCTCCATGTCCGGTCCCTTATCATTTGTCTGGGGCGACATGTCCGCAGGACCCTGTTGAATTAATGTGCCCATGGTCTGGGGGGTCTGGAAATACATTGCAAAGCAATTCTCCAGCATATCCCCAAGATAGTTTTTTGATCCAGTCACGAGGTAGGTTCGAGATACAGCCGTGTTCTGAAACGCCCCGTCTTTTTTTTTAAGCAGCCCGACAGCGGCCAGGGCATTGAGAAAGTGCTCGGTGTTTTCAGGGTGCCAGCCGGTCCGGACCGCCAGATCCCGGGCCGGCGACGGGTGGCAAACCCTGTCGAATATTTCTAAATGAACGGCCGTGACCAGCAACGGGGCATAAAGCGATTCGTCAATCATTTTGTAAAGGGGCCAGAATTCCGCTTCTGGTGCAGAAAATGTTGTCATGTGCATATCCTTTGTGTGTGCATTTTTTTTGCGGCTGCATGATCGTTTTGTCTTTTGGCCTGCATCATGCTGATCATCATGCCCCTTTAAAACCGGCAGGTAAGTTTGAGACCCATCTCACGCGGGTCACTGTAGAGGTTCCAATACCCATTGCCTACGCCCGCCCATGTGTAGTCTTTGTCAAAGATATTTTTGCAGTAAAGGTAAATATCCCAATTATCAGCCTCATAGCCAATTTTGCCGTTGATCAGTTGGTAAGCATCTCTCATATAGGTGTTGGCAAAGTCCCCGTACGTCTTGCCATACCCCACCATATCAACGCCTGCAAAAAAACCGTTTTCCATCCGGTAGATACCACCTATGGAAAACGTATACGCCGGCGCATTTGGCGCGTTATTGCCACTATAATCATCCAGCGCATCCTTAAATTCGTCAAACTCCACATTGGTATAGCCAAGGCTCCCGGTTAAAGTGAGCCGACTGGTAATTCGTGCCTGTATCTCCAGCTCTGCGCCATAGGATACCGCCGTGGCAGCATTGCTTATCTGGGTCCACGGCACGTTTTGTACAACAACCGTCTCAGTTACCTGCATATCATCGATATCCATGTAAAAAAGAGCACCGTTGACAATTAGTTTATTGTCAAAGAACCGGGCCTTTGCCCCAACTTCATAAGACCACAATTGCTCTTTGTCATAGGTTTTGTCTAAACCTGTAAAACCACTTTGCATATTAAAACCACCCGTAAGAAATCCTTTTGCAACGGTCGCGTACCCCATCACTTCCGGGGTGAAGGAATAGTCCAGACTGAACTTGGGAGAGACATCCTCCCAGCTGCTATCCAGGGTACCGGTATTGTCCTGAAAATCTTTATCCTGATGTTCATAACGCAGACCGCCTGTTACCCCTAATCTATCGGTTAAGGCGTAGCGTAATTGACCAAACAGGGCATAGGTTTCACCGCCGGAATCGCTTGCATTAACACCGTTCATTGTTGGATAAACCGAAGTTGTAACCGTCGTGAACCCGTTATCGTCTTTGTCGTAATAAAATCCGGCGACCCATTTCATTGTGTCCGTGGTCGAGGAAAGCCTAAGTTCCTGGGACCACGTGGTATAATCTTCGTTAGAGCTGGTGTCCATCATTCCTATCGGATTAAAATCCCAGTCAATTGTATTACGGCCTTCATATTCGCGATGGGTGGTAGTGGATGTCAGGTTGAGTCCCTTTCCCAAGTCATAACTGATCTGTAATGACTGCGTATTGGTTCTTGACTTTCCCTCAGCGTCGAATCCGCTGTAGACCTCCCTGTCCCCGGATGCGAGCAATCCCATAGTCCCCAAAGGATCAAAAGCCGCAGCCCCGGTTTCACTTAATCCCATATTCGGACCCTTGTCATCATATTGAAGATGTGACACGATGAGCTTAATGCTCAGATCATCAACAGGTCTCCAGTTCACCAGCCCCTTGCCATACCAGTGCCCTTTGTCATTTTCGTTGTCTTTGGTATTGCCGTTCTTTATAAATCCGTCTTTTTCATAAAACTGGCCGGCCAGGCCAAAGAAGAGTTTATCCTGGACTATGGGCCCGTTTAAGTTAACAGAGAACTCTTTGCGGTAGTCCTCTGCGCCAACAGCCGACACCTTGCCTTCAAACTCATTGGAGGGTTGCCGGGTGATAATGTTGATCACTCCGCCCAGGGCATTTTTCCCGTATAAGGTTCCTTGCGGGCCGCGCAGCACCTCTACCCGCTCGATATTCTGTAGTGTATCTTCATAGCCTGAGAACGATAATATCGGAACACCGTCTACAAAAATTGGTGTGGAAACCGAATAAGTGCCCATTTCATTATGGATGCCCCGCATAACAGGCATATATACACCGGGGGTCCCTCCGCTGATAATGGCCAGATTGGGTATAAAATCGGCCAGCTCAGTGAGAGAAGATATGTTCTTATCCTCAAGGGTGAGCGCGTCAAACGCAGTAATACCGATAGGAACATCCTGGATATCTTCTTTTTGCTTGTTTGCAGTAACTGTTATGGTATCCAGCGTTGTCTTCTGCACCTCTTTTGTCCAGGCAGGCTCAGATATAAGTGCTGTACAGACGATAAGTGCTGCAATGGTAGAATACAATTTTTTATACATGGCTTCCTCCTTTCCTTTTTTTATATGAAAGAGCTCGATAAGTTACTGAGTTCTTTCATTCTTTGTTGTGGGCCGAAGCCTGGCAGGTGATATGTCAGGTCGGCCCATGGCCGTTATTGACGGATATTTTATGAAAATTGTCCGCATTACTATTTTGTTATCAAACAGCTAATAGCATCAGGCAATTGCGAATGCTTGTCCCAAATGAATTTTTAATGCTTGTCCCAAATGAATTTTTTGTGTTTGAAATAAAAAAAAGGCAGGAAGCCGGATAATAAACCCCAATGTCGGGGTAGACAATGACAGGAAGGGGCTATTGCCGACAGCCCCCGGGATGAAGCAGACCCGGGGAAATCAGTAACGGCCTGATCCGTTTTACGAAAAGCCCTTCACAGGTGGGGTTTGAAACAAAGGGACGGTTTGATGCCGAATTGATCGGAAAATGCTTGGATGAACGAAGACAGGCTGCTGTAACCCACGCTCAGGGCAGCCTCGGTGACATTGATCTGTTTTTCTTCAAGTAAGAACCTGGCCTGTTCAAGCCTTGCCCGGCGCAGAAAACCAAAAACCGTGGTGCCATATACCTGCCGAAAGCACCGGTTGAGTTTGGCATGGGAAAGTCCGACACTGTCGGCCAGTTCGTACAGGGTTGGGGGGGATTCAAGGTCCCGGGTAAGTATCTCTCTGGCATGGCACACCCGGTCAATATCGTCTGATTTAACGGCCTTATCCAAAACGCCCCCCTGGGCCGTCATCTGTTCAAGCTTATATACAATCAGCTCCAGGACCCTGCTTTCAAGATAGATCCGTTTTGTGACTCCCTGATACGGGCAGTTGAGAATCTGATGAAGCGCTCTTTTCATTGCAGCGGTATTTCGGCCTTTGTCAATATATGGTGCTTTCCTGCGGCCGCCGGAAGTCTTGGCAATGGAACCAGCCAGTCTGTCAAATTCGTCCTGGGCAATGTCGGCAAATAGATCCGCACTGATACAGATCGTGACACCCAGCTTTTGTCCGGCAGCCTCGCTGGAGCTGCTGGCACGGGGCATATAGAGCAGGCCGTTCTCTCCTGAACCGCCGGACACCGGGTCTTTGATACCATGTATCCAGGTCCTGGTTTGCCCTGAAGCCAAAAACCCAAGCCCATAGGTCTTCCAGTAGGTTTCTCTCATATCATCATCAATGGACAGATCTATGGGCCTGTTCAGCCGGTAATTCATAACCGACAGCTCAAGCCCCTGCTTAATACGGGTTGTCAGAACGGTCCCCTCTCCGAAGGATGGTGATAAATGCAAGCAGGTTTCCAAACAATCCTGCGCAGCCCCATCCTCCTGGAATACATCTTGGAATGTTTGGGGGGTGGTGGTCGTGATCGACATTTTGCTTTGTATCCTTAGTTCTGTGTGTGCCTGAAAACTTCATGCCCTGTTTCGTTACAAGTTTTGGACCCTTACTGATACATCAGCATGTTCGGTATCTATTTTACAGCGTTGTGTGACATTTCATTGAACACCTAACAGTGTTGAGTGTACATGTCAAGCTTTGGCTTTGAGTTATGAGAGGCAGGGTGCAGCTGGAATTCTGATTTTTTTTGGGTGGGCAAATTTTTCAGACTACCGTTATCGGTTTTACCTGTGGATTTCACTGATGAACTGCCGGTTAAACTTTGCTCATGTGGAACTTGCACCCACTGATCACAATATCGTTGTGTCTGGTGTCCTGGATTAACTGCCTCCTCCATCTTGAGAACTGGAAGCAAAGCATTGCTGGAAAAAGGAAAGGGTTTCCCCTGCCGGGCCATAACCCTTTCCTCGGGGATTAAAGTAGATCTGATCCGGTATTACCCGTCTTAAAACCGGTAGGTTACTGCCATGGCTACTTCCCGGGGCGGTGAGGGGATGCTGTAGAGCCCGTCATAGTACCCTGTACTGCCATAGGTTTCGTCAAACAGGTTTTTGGCATACACGTACACATCAAAAGACCGGGCCTCGTATCCGGCCTTGAGATCGACCAGGAAAAATGCGGCCCGTTCATATTGGTTGGCCTTGTCCAGATACATCTTGCCGTATCCGTTGACATCAGCCCTGGCAAACCAGCCGGCTTGTGAGCGGTACTGCGCACCGACGTTGAAATTGTATTTAGGTGCAAAAGGATTGGTGTTGCCGCTGTAGTTTCCGGTTGCATCACAAAATTCGTCAAAGGTCACATCGGTAATCCCTGCCGAGGCAAACAGGCTGATTTCGTCTGTTGCCTTGAATTGAGCACTGATTTCAACACCTTTGGACGTGGCCTGGGCCGCATTCAGAATCCATGTAAAGGTGTTGTCCACAGCCGTTTCCACCTGCATGTCGCTGATATCCATGTAGAACAGGCTGAAATCAAGGTTCAGGCGGTTATTGAAAAAAACGGCCTTGACCCCGGCCTCATAGTTCCACACCGTCTCCTTGTCAAAACTTAAATTTTCAGTGGACCCGGTATAGGTCGGGGCAAAGGAATTAAACCCTCCGGCCCGGTACCCTTTGGATACAGTGGCAAATACGCAGGCATCGGGAATGGCTTTATAACGAACGGCGATTTTAGGAGAGATCGTGGAATAGGATCGCTCATCATGCAGGTTCGTGGAAGCCTGGGAAAACTCCTTTTCATCCCGGTCATACCGCAACCCGCCGATCAAAGAGAACTTATCGGTGACAGACCAGTCTGTATGGGCAAACACCGCTTTGTTCTCTGCCCCAAGCTCGTGGGTCACATACATGGTATACCCGCCGCCCATCATGGAGATGGTGTTAT is drawn from uncultured Desulfobacter sp. and contains these coding sequences:
- a CDS encoding methyltransferase dimerization domain-containing protein, which translates into the protein MTTFSAPEAEFWPLYKMIDESLYAPLLVTAVHLEIFDRVCHPSPARDLAVRTGWHPENTEHFLNALAAVGLLKKKDGAFQNTAVSRTYLVTGSKNYLGDMLENCFAMYFQTPQTMGTLIQQGPADMSPQTNDKGPDMEAMAAQGIHAQARLQLTYAHLVASIVSDLPEFPGMKRMLDLGGGPGLNCVAIVSAHPCLKGTVFDFPAVTKKTCDYIRDYGMEDRITTLGADFTQGGLGSGYDLILAGGTLNFSKDLLEPVMAKIYNALSPGGIFISLHDVLTPDGTGPGVSVRRFLPMALAGEDFYLEAASIADAMARAGMEPVESRKVETSMGPLLLDIGRVPQ
- a CDS encoding TonB-dependent receptor, with translation MYKKLYSTIAALIVCTALISEPAWTKEVQKTTLDTITVTANKQKEDIQDVPIGITAFDALTLEDKNISSLTELADFIPNLAIISGGTPGVYMPVMRGIHNEMGTYSVSTPIFVDGVPILSFSGYEDTLQNIERVEVLRGPQGTLYGKNALGGVINIITRQPSNEFEGKVSAVGAEDYRKEFSVNLNGPIVQDKLFFGLAGQFYEKDGFIKNGNTKDNENDKGHWYGKGLVNWRPVDDLSIKLIVSHLQYDDKGPNMGLSETGAAAFDPLGTMGLLASGDREVYSGFDAEGKSRTNTQSLQISYDLGKGLNLTSTTTHREYEGRNTIDWDFNPIGMMDTSSNEDYTTWSQELRLSSTTDTMKWVAGFYYDKDDNGFTTVTTSVYPTMNGVNASDSGGETYALFGQLRYALTDRLGVTGGLRYEHQDKDFQDNTGTLDSSWEDVSPKFSLDYSFTPEVMGYATVAKGFLTGGFNMQSGFTGLDKTYDKEQLWSYEVGAKARFFDNKLIVNGALFYMDIDDMQVTETVVVQNVPWTQISNAATAVSYGAELEIQARITSRLTLTGSLGYTNVEFDEFKDALDDYSGNNAPNAPAYTFSIGGIYRMENGFFAGVDMVGYGKTYGDFANTYMRDAYQLINGKIGYEADNWDIYLYCKNIFDKDYTWAGVGNGYWNLYSDPREMGLKLTCRF
- a CDS encoding AraC family transcriptional regulator, yielding MSITTTTPQTFQDVFQEDGAAQDCLETCLHLSPSFGEGTVLTTRIKQGLELSVMNYRLNRPIDLSIDDDMRETYWKTYGLGFLASGQTRTWIHGIKDPVSGGSGENGLLYMPRASSSSEAAGQKLGVTICISADLFADIAQDEFDRLAGSIAKTSGGRRKAPYIDKGRNTAAMKRALHQILNCPYQGVTKRIYLESRVLELIVYKLEQMTAQGGVLDKAVKSDDIDRVCHAREILTRDLESPPTLYELADSVGLSHAKLNRCFRQVYGTTVFGFLRRARLEQARFLLEEKQINVTEAALSVGYSSLSSFIQAFSDQFGIKPSLCFKPHL